The genomic region ccttttCATGCTGAAAACTAGTGCTGCTGCATTTGCATCTTTTGTGAAGGATTATCAGTGTGCGATCTATGCAGATGTCCTAAAGTGGGTTGGAACAGGAGATTGAGTTCACCACAAAGCccaaaaacatgttaaacattaaaaaacaacaggagaaaaaacagaaaatgcagtgGACGCTTCCTATTGTTTTAAATACTCTGTATGAGTCTCTGTTATAACGTTGCTTTTCTGGCTTCTGGTTAACTTGATATCAGGCCCCTCTTTGTGCAACAAGCTCCCAGTTAGGGTATAGTTAGGCTGGAAGAGGTGACCCTGAGCTATCCCGTAGTTAATGCTGCTGCAGGCTCAGACTGCTGGgagacttcccatgatgcaccgaCCAATCTCAACTCTGCTCTTCTCATTCACAATGCATCTATACACTGCTACTGCATAGCATTAAATTCTGTCTGCTCACTCCTGTAGTTTGCTTTGTATTgatctctctctgctctccctttgtctctcttctctttcccatcacttctctgagcctggttctgctggggatctcttcctgttaaaaaggtgTTCTTTCTTCCCACTGCCGCCgtgtgtttgctcataggtAATCTTCTGATCATTTGGGTTTCCTCTTGTactattgcagggtctttaccttaccatATAACATGTCTTGTTATATGGTAAGGTTATTGCgttgctctataaataaaatgtaggtGAATCTTAAAATAAATAGAGGTtgacaacaaaataacaaatgcTGAGCAACCTATTTACAAAATGAAAGTGTTTATGACTTCTCTTAATCACACACCTTTTCAGGAGACACtttctttcagtttcattcactATCTGTGACTTTTAAATGACCTGTGGGAGCTCTGACTGTGGCTATTGCTCGAAAGACAGACcttaaaattgaaataaactTTTGAAAGTTTGCTCCTCAAACTTTACAGCTCTATTTCCATCAGCATTAAAACCTGCAGTGGCGTCATCGACTGGGGTTCAGCCAAGAGAGCGGCTCAGTAGATGTAGGACATTCGTGTGCATCCTTCCTTTGTGACCTTTTTAAAAGCCTCTTCagatataaaaaggaaaaacagctcACCTGTATAGATCTGCCAAGTTTGGTTAATACAGGCTTGTAGGTCTCCATGGTGACAGAGTCAGGGCCAATGACATCACTGTAACACTGGTAAACAACAGCGGCGATGCGGTGGACCTGGCAGTGGTTCAGTACTGATGAAACagcacaaagaagaagaagacaccaAGGTTATTGATATGAGGTGTGCGTGACCGTCCAGTGATCTCCTGATGATACATCTGTTTGTTTGGAACCTGCGTCTTTAAGAGCACTCGCACCAAAAATCAGGATGCAGGACTTTATGTTCTCAGTGAGTGGAGAGGAGCCTAATGGCACCACATTTCATTCAGTTGGCAGAAACTGTTGTCCAAAGCGacttctcaaacacacacagacacacatcagGAGCAaattggggttcagtatcttactCAAGGACACTTCAACAAGAAAAGCTGGGAAACAAACACAGCTAAAGCTTTATTTACAGAACTTTTACAGCCTATTTCACTTTGTCCCATTACTGAAGAGAAAGACTGGTGCTGTGCAGCAGAACTAGGTGTTAAATATGTGTCTTTATAAAGCACCTTCTTAAAGCCACTTTAAACGGAATTCAAGACCAAATTGGAAATGACATACACagaaagtgaaaatattttcaaGTTAAAACACTGATCTCAGTTCACAATGAACAGTAAGATATTTTCAGCACCTCGCTTATTTcccaaggggtcaccacagtggaAAGAGGCAGCTTGCCTGATGCAATAATCCCATTAATCTGGTCTTTGACCAGCACTTTGAGTGCATTAACTTGTGACCTCTTTAGGCTGGACTTGTGTCTCCATCCAGGGAGTTTTGGCATGtatgtgttaaccactacaccacAGAGCCCAGatacaaaagatggacatagctacTGTGACGTCAAACTGAGCTTTGGTGTCTTGAAACCTTTTGCAGTGGGCAAGGTGTGGATGTGATTGAAACCGCATGCTCACAACCCAGTGACACGTCAATAACAAGACATTAGCATGAGCATACGCCAGATAAACCATTCTGAAATTTAAACAGACAAAATTCACAAAATGGGCTTCATGTTTTAGTCAGCATGACTCAAATCACATGACCAAGCCCTTAAACTCATAAGCAAACAGAGGTTGGGGCCGAACGCTGCTTTTACTCAGACTTCTACAGTACTGGGGTGTTTGTGCAAGCACCGGTGTCGCCCTCTGGTGGTCATGAAAAACGTTTGAGGCAATTCCTTTGCTAAGGCCTAATTTATACCAGAAACATGACTTGTTGTATGTCTGTGAGAAAATTACTTCTTCCGGTTTCTTCTTTTCACAGTAATTGTCCTGGTCATCTACACTGTTTCAGATAAATGTCTTATAGAAGTAGGATAAAACTCCTGAGTTAACACATAAGACTCTATAGAAACTCTGTAGAGggttttttcattaatttataaAGAATGGGAATACGGTCTGCAGAACTAGAGCCTGACCAGTAAATCACCTGGATTATATTTCTGGCTGATTTTGGCCTATCAGAGATTTATTCATGTATATGTTGTTCAGTAGGAGAATCTGGTGCTTGGCAGGTGTTGATTTCAAACATGGAAAGGAAACAAGAGGTGCACATGACACCAAAATAACTTAGGAAAGGTTGCCTAGAAGGCAGGAAATCTGGGTTAAAGGAAAATGCCTCCCTAACCCATCTGTAAGAATAAAGCTGCCATTCAATCAAACATCAAagggggtttttttctgctAAATTTGCACAGCAATACCACGACTGGGGAAACAGAGTTGCAGTTTTTTATGCAGCGTCTGTAGGTTTTCCTTGTGCGTTTgcaaaatgagagagaaaaagaagtacGAACAGTTTAAGTCTGAGACATCCGAGTCACGCAGTCGTGCAACAGTAATACCTGCAGCTGCAAGTCCAGTAACTATGTTGGGTTGCTCCAGTGACTGGCAGACAGGCTGATCACCAAAAGCACTGGTGTGGAGAGAGCGCAGGAAGGGAGCGGAGCTGCCGCCCAGATAGTCTGCCGTCTTATAATCAGCCACAGAGGTGTCTGACAGAACCgtcacattcagctctctgagctGCAGACAGTCAAACACCTACAGGagacaaaagaaacacacagtcaGGCAAACAACACTGTAACCATGCTGGTCACGCTGAAAAACCTCCATGTCTCACTGTAATCTCAgtgtgtggttaaaaaaaaaaaagccagtaaataaataattactgtACACTCAGTGGTTGATTTATTACTGAACACATAAGGGACCTAATATGTACCAAGAAAATGTTCCACACTACCACCAGCCTGAACATTTGGCACGAAGCAGGATAGATcaatgttgtttacaccaaattctggcAGCAGGACTGGAGACTCGTGAGACCAGTTGATATTTTTCCAATTTGCTTCTGTTTTGGTGTGCCGGTGTCTAGTACAGCCTAGTTTATTGTTCTCAGCCAAATGGAGTGAAATTTTCTTTGGtctcctgctgctgtagccAATTTGAAGGTTTAGTGTATGAGATGCTACCCTACTTTTGCACTATAACAAATCCCaggagatcagcagtttctgatcTCTATAACCAGCCTGTGTAGCACCAACAACCATCACAAGATCACACTTTATCCCAGTTCTCCTGTTTGGTCTAAAAATCTGAGCTTCTTGATCATGCCTGGATGAGATACTGGTAAATGTATATTATAGCAAACCTTATGCTTTATGATGCTGTTGTGCTTCacaagtgaaacaaaaaataaataaaattgtgctgaactaaaagaagaaaaaaaaaatgggtttAGAGACTGAGAAGCAGCTGCTGGCCTGGAGGGCtctgcacaaagaaaaaacaaactgtatataaatgatggaaGTTTGAAGtttaaatgcattaaacttCAAGGGACAactgctgtaaaaagttttatttgacCTCTCTAATCTGAGTTTATAGGCTCAGCCGGTAGTTTCTTGCATGAAGCAGGGCTTTCTTTAAATCGGGCTTAGCTTATGAGCATTCAGTGTCAAAAATGCTCAGCTCAAGTCCTCAGAATGGGTCGCCAACAACCACTGGCTCACATTTCACATCATAAAAAAAGTCTAGGTTAACAACATAACACAATCTCCCTGCAGTTCTTCGCTTAGTTCATTAAACATACCTTTTCTGTCCACTGAAAAAGCTGGTCTTCTGCAACGTAGCACGACACCTGGCATATCAAAACCttcaaggaaagaaaaataaaactttttattcaactttcataatttaaaaaaactaaacattttcagaCCTTTAATATTCAAATGCAATAGGATTTCCCCATATTCTAACTGATTAAATGAGTTTAAATCAGAGAAGAGTAAATCAACATTTTAAGCTCTGCAATAATTAGTTAAAGTTGTTGAATTAAAGTCAAACTAAACACCCAGAGGACCGACAAGTATGGATtcttaaatattcaaataatcCAGAAGTTTGTGTGGCCATTTTTTGTCTTGAATATAGTGtctctagttttgttttttaatactaCTACAAACCCACCTACAAGGTATTTGCCACCCAAAACATTAAAGAAGAATGTACTTGACACTGAAAGACATGGGACCGGGAAATTTGGGGCCCCACGGAAAGACAAAGATTAGTTTAGGTGGTTCTAAACTGGCTAAACtgggtgtgaatgtgaaagAGAATGGTTGTCTTTCACTGGGATGAACTGTGACCTTTTCCGGGGTGTAACCCGCCTCTCACTCCAGGACAGGGGACAGGCTGTAGCCACCCCTTCCACTAAATACGTAGCTAAATTAGTTTGattcaacacacacacttacGTTAGAGCATTACTTTACTATTTAGTCAGTTAATTGTCAGAGATTTCAATCAGGAACATGAGGTCAGCAAACACTGGGTATTTTGCCTTTatcaaaaaacataaaccaatGATTTATCTTCTAACTcacattaaagttttatttccACCGATGACTGATTAAAGTGGACGCATTACAAACTTCTTCAGGCTTCTCGACTCTTCAAAGAAAAATCACGTTTATTGATCCTACACTGAACTGAGAGCTTTATTTAGACTTAATATCCCTGCTTTTGCTGCATTATTttccaccacacacaccaactaCTGTCTAAAACACACTCCCCACCCTTTAAATCAGCATTAAAAATGAAGGTTGTGCTAGCAGGACTTTTAGTAAATCAGTGATCTTTAAATTAATGGCCAACTGTCGCGGTATCTGCTGTCCACAGCTGCTCCTGTGGTCCCCCAGTACATTAAATCCCAGCAGCCACCTGAAGGCAGCAGGACACTCGTGATAAATCTGAAGCTTCCTCGGCAGCGCAGGAGCAACCGTTCACTACATTTATCTCGATTGAATCACGTGTGGCTGAGGGCAGGCGGTTCTGCACACAATAAACCGGTCGGTTATAACTCTGACAACAGACACTAGATTACCAGGGTTCATTAATCCTCTGTGTAATGGCCTCTCTTCCAAGTTTTGTAACAGAACCAGCATTTCATTCTTTACTCTTGCACTGCACGTAATttattcagatttttcttttatgataTCTCATCTGTTTGCAGCTCGACAGCGAACAGGCCGCAGCCATTATAAAGTGCCCTTGATATAAATGAGCGAACATCTCAAACAGCACttgaaaaatattaaacagaagtTCAGGAGCAAACCCATTAAACTGAATGATCATCGAGTTCTCGACCGTCAGGAGCTTTCAGATATATTTTGAAGTGCTGCCCCGCTCGGTGCGTCACTCACTGTTGGGTTGTCCTTGTGTCTGTAGAAAACACACGCTGATTCCTCGCAGCTTTGCCCCGTTACAGCTCGGCTCCTCTCGTTCCACACCGACGCACGTCCGATTGTATCCCAGTTTGGCGTGGACAGGATGTGCACTGACAGAAAACCTGTGCAGACAGAGTCTCTCAGTTTTAAAAGAAAGCTCACAAGTTAgtcaagtgtttatttccaaatagGAAACATGAAATAACAAGAGCGCTACTGGTATCCCTCACGGAAGGGAACAATAGCAAAAGGAAAGATTATGAGCAAAAATAAAAGTCCAGACTTAAGATATTGAAGGTAGGCTTGAAAAACTAATAAGTTTATTTAACTGggattacaatataaagtgccttaaggCAACTATTGTTgtcatttggtgctatataaataaaactgaattgaaaaagatctgatgtcAACTGAATTTTTTCAGATCACCAAAATGCATGTTGTTGCTATCCCAGTCCACAGTAGTATACAGTGTTAGTGTTGCCGAGGGGCGTGGCCTACTGCCACCTAGAGCTGTGGATCAAAACCTCActtcaaagaaataaaacagtcaccaactcagtgaaaacagttagttaaaaaaattttaaaaactacatATTCAAAGGTTCAAGACTCATTGAATAATTGAGAAAATAAGATGCAGATTAAGTGATGATCAAAACACAAATCCCCGACTGTCTGCATTATATTTCCTGCAGTGTTTTAGCACCATAACCTACTCGCTTCCCatgtcatcatttttaaaagtacaaaagATTCTTGGAAATATTCTGTTACTGCCTCTGAGTTGACATTTTGGTCCACCATGTTCCAGTGTCCCGACGGGGatattaaatattcatttaatgtGTAATAACATTGGGCATCCAGTTAAACCAATCACAGGTGAGTCAGCAGACAGGACAGAGACAGCAGCAACTTACTGGAAGCATTTTGTCCTACAGCAAGGATGAAGTCTGAACACTGCAACTTGTTTCCAGACTTCAGCGACTCAGAGACTTCAGGGCTCCAGTGCAGATGAACctctctgtttggttttgtggaGAAGAAAGAGTTTAAAGATTTTTCCCCCAATcaacatttttatacatttataaaacTGCTCCTCCTAATGAGATCTGCCAATCCTGGGTTCTGGACTTAgtgaacaaaatatttaaactcaGATGTTTAGACAGCCTTCCACACGTCGTTCTACGAAGATCACTAAAATCAAGTGTATTGCTGTAATAGGACGCCACTGTTGCAACAGTTTGagatttttctttcctcccatATTCCATGAACAACTTTAAGTGATATTATGGGAATTGGGAAGCATTCAGAAATCATGTACAGGGCAGGATTGCTGAGTGCTGAGGCATACAGAGCTTAAACGTCGCCTACGCGCTGCTTGCTCATTGAAAGCAGAGCTCCAAACTTCccctggcattaacatcagcacaaaaactgtgtgctTACAGGTTTCCATAGATGAGCAGCTCCTGGAGGTGTAACATGAACTTTTGTCTATataatgaatgaaaagaaagacaaaaaacaaaataaaaatctatgtGTCTACTTTTTGCCTGTCATCACACAATGTGTTGGTTTGCCTTTGAAAAACTTGATTTTAATATATTGTTTTCTCTTACATAAAATAATCATGAAATGTGCTATTCTCTAGATCGAATTCTGGAAAAACTACACATACAAATACTTTCATAATTTTGTAATGGATaatgcctccatctcacccttcCAACCTAACATCTTCCTCTGTCAGACCAACCCTCTGTATCTCCTCCTTCATTGCATccattatttttctctgttgtcttcCTCTTTCCGGCACCCTGAAAGCttcacatttaaaatcctttgCATTTAAAGTCCTTACCCTCACCTCCtacctttccttctctctggCAGCTTCCAAACACACatcttctcttcctctgtcttcAATCAGCAGCACTGATAAACCGGGCTTCGACTGATTTTTATGGAAATCTCACTCTTgaggatgcccttcctgacactaCCCTAACGTTTTGTTTGACTACTAAGTTTctgtattatcattattattattactaaccATTTCCGTATTTAAGGGCATAATAGCAATGACAATGTTGCCATATCTTTTTGTACACTTGACGAAAGTGTTAAAAACTGGTTCCTGCATTACGTGTGTAAATGCTGTTTGAATGGGTGAACTGAAAACTCATGTGTCATGTTAGCTCAGTTAGCTTCAGCGGCAGATATCCATCCAGCTGACAGAGTAAGAAAATGCTTAAACTGGGATGATATGGTCTGCATACCTTTGTACGTCTTAGTATTTCACTGGCAATAATCTCTGAATTTCAGCGAGCTAACTAGCTAGATTAACTAAACCCGATTCCCCTCtgcatgctttttctgcgttcACTCCCCGATGCTACAGCTAGTTATTTACCTTTTTTCCTCCAGCTCTCTGCGGATTTGCTCATCTTCCTCGATTTCATCAAGCTCGTCGTCGTCTTCCTCCACAGCCCGAGAGTAAACCGACAGCACTTCCCCGAAAAACGTCGCCATAATCGTTGTGCTTTCAGAACAAAGTGAAAGTTTAGCTACAGATTTTTCAGACGGGTAGCCATGACGTGCATGCCACGACTTCCGCCGGCAGCAGGATCTCTTCAGAATAAAAGCCTaattttaaacactgaaatttcAGAATAAATGAGTTGAGCCTACAAACCCAGATGACCAAACATGAGGTCCAGTGGACAGCGACAGCATTGGCCAAAATCGCAAAGAAATCATCTTTAATActtcaaattatatcagtaaatTGCTGTTTAGCTCCTCCTGTGGGAATAgcaatatttcacaataatgaaaatacttggatatttaaaagtagcagTTTCGTGAAAGAACCACTCGATCtgaccaaggtatgcagaagagcatttaTAAAGGCACAACATATGAACTGAACTGATTTCTTCGACaaaacagtgagttcactgttctCAAATCCCCTCCAAAGTCTCCAGATGTCAATCCAACAGAaatctttgggatgtggtggaatgggagaATCAAATCATGggtgtgcagctgacaaatctgcagcaatccCGTGATGCTATCAAGTcaggaccaaaatctctgaggaatgtttccagttgCTTGTTAAATCCATGatatgaagaattaaggcagttcagAAGGTCAAAGGGAGTCTGAACCAGTGCTGGAAAGGTGTAGCCAAGGAAGTGGCTTGTGAGTTTTGTAAACAGATCCTTCATTAAGAGGATCTTACTTTTAACAtttctttataaataataatgataataataataataataataataataataataataataataataatgatataataataataataataacaataataataataataataataataataataataataataataataataataataatacatttaagatcaaatttgctgtttgtggccaGTGAAGTATGGAGTTTGACTCTCATAAAGTTATCTAAATGGTTGAATCTCTTAACTCCTTGAGATAAACTATGTCAGTGTGTTAGAGCTAAATAAATAGATGCAAACTATTTTTGCATTCAGTTATCTTATATgatagtttttcatttttctccagAGTGTCTTTTAACGGTGTAAgtctgaaccatgaaataattgccagatttttttttaactggagtGTTTATTGAACTTCTCTAAATCTCAATGTCCATATATGAGTTTCAATTTTGGGAATTTATGAGCAAtttatttaagacaaaaaatgaGACTGTTCagagaatttttttcttttttctttctttcttttttttttttttgttgttgcttacAGGAGGATtcctgttaattttttttatcgttTCTGGGCTGTGAATGAACAGGACAAATGattaaaacaagaaaaggtATTTCAATGTTCAAATGAGCAAGGGGTCAGCTTTAAGATCAAGCTTGAAGCAAGTGAAGCATAATATTAACATCTCATGTGCAGAAATACCTTGAATTGAGTGGCTCAAACATGCTGTGCGTGCACACGGAGAAGTGCAAAACCATCACTCCACACAATCCTGGGGGAAGCTCAAAGCCCGAGGCAGCATGACTTTCCAGCGTTTTTCTGCCATTGCAGTTCACTCAAATCAATGAATGATTTAAGGCTGTGGCTCTCCATTGAATTTACATGGTGTGTGGTTTTACAATGCATACTGGCTTGAATACGACAAGCAATTAGAGTCGGGATGCCTGATGTACTATTTCTGGCCTTGGTAACGATCAGAGGTAAACTTGACATGCCACATGGCTCCACCAGCGTCTTCCTGGTAATGCATAATTAACACGAGAGGAAGAAAGCAGGAATACAAAATTTCAGAAGCTTTCAAATTACCTTCAGCTGTATAGCTAGCTGGAAACACAAGCCAAGTCATGTTAGGGCAAATTGGCCTCAAGTTGACTGCAGAGCATCCACCCCATCTATTGTATTGTATAATTCATTTTCCCGTAAGCGGTGCCCTGGGAGATGAGGGACAAACAGAAATGTGATGATATCAGCACAGCCATAAAAATACTTCATTGTCACCAGAAAACGTCTGGCGTTGGAAAGAGGGCTCGGATTAGAGGACAAAGTCTGGACTAGAATAGAGAGTATGCTCTATTACCAGCGTAGTGCAATAATGTAGCAGGAGGCCATAAACTAACAGCAGTGAGGCTTCCTGTCACAAAATGGAGCAACATGCTAGGGGGAAGCTTCGGGATGCTGTTAATGTAATTGATAgtagagagaggggagagagggaggaggaggaggagggatgcTCTACAGCTTAACAAACACAAAGCCTCCAGGGCTTAAGAGAATAGAGGAATGTCAACAATGGGACAAACAGGGCATGTCACAACTTTACTGTCCATTAAAAATAGGACAGACAGTCAGAGGGGACAGATAAGGAGTCCGTCCAGCGGGGACGAGGGTTTGTCTGTTTGTCCTACACTTTGATCAAGAGCACCACATTCCTCTTGCGGTGGTTGGCAGGGGCGTGCTCATCTCCCCTTAAAAGATTTATCTCAACATACCCATCTTGCCTGCTGATTAAGCTGCATGAATTAGGCTTTTAAAGAAAATCGCATTATATAAGTCGAATGAATTCCAAATCAACCAAAACAATCTCTACttagaaaacatgaaataaacagAGCTGACACACAAAAGGAATGACTATGCTGTTAACACAAAGGTAAAGAGGGGGAAGGGAGAAAAGCGCACTGCTCACACCGGGAACAATTTGACAGTATTAATTATACACAGAAGAGGGTACTTTTCACACAGAGGCATACGAGACAAGGTTACCTTCCACACATTTAAGAGCATTAATTATGCGCAAAAGAGAGCGTAGTTCAAACAGAAGCAGACAAGACAATGGAGCTATTCATAAATACAGCAATTTGAAAGcacttgttattttttattgagtcaaaaatgtattttgcttacacaagagagagagattttgaCTCatgtacagattttttttattgtgttgttttgcAGGTTTTCATATTTGTAAGATGCAATGTTTACATATTCAGGTTTATTGCATTTCCCTCTCTTTAAACTTGGCTCTTACTGTCAAACCTGCTGAATGATTGAGGTGCATACTAGGCAGGTGCGGATACCCAGAACTGCAAGACTCTCATTTCAATTTCAGGCAAGCTGCACTTTTAGTGCATCAGGATGAAAATAGGGACATAATTCCATTTTGGTCTGGAAACTCAGCCACCAGTCTCTCACCTCACTGAACAGCTGCTCCTTGAGGCCTTGCAGAGCTAGCTGAGTGAAATCAAGTCCTGGAAATGCTCTCGTCTAATTGACTGTCACCCTTAAGGACAAATGAAGAGTGACAGACAAGTGGGGAATCGATATTTGTCAAGAGAATCTGAGGCTCTTTTCTACATAGAGGTATATCAAAACTAGGGATCAGTGCAAGGATAAAAGGAACTCAACCATCACAGTTATCAGTGAGCTGAATTGTTAATGAAAATGTTCTTAAGTTAAGTAGCTCTATATCAGATAATAATTAACTTGAGTTTTAGGACGGGCACAAAAATATCGAATAAATGCCTAATCTTTGTTGGGCTTCATGGACAGCaattcattttttcaaagaaaatatgGGTtaaatatacagggtgggccatttatatggatactccgtaataaaatgggaatggttggtgatattaaagtcctgtttgtggcacattaatatatgtgagggggcaaactcctcaagatgggtggtgaccatggtggccatttagaagtccatcttggatacaacttttgtttttcaataggaagagggccatgtgacacatcaaacttattggtaatgtcacaagaaaaacaatggtgtgcttggtttcaacgtaactttattctttcatgagttatttacaagtttctttgttcacagccattgacatgtcgaagaggttaacacgtgaggagcggatcgaaattgtgttgatatctggtgaacacagtaaccgggtca from Astatotilapia calliptera chromosome 10, fAstCal1.2, whole genome shotgun sequence harbors:
- the psmg1 gene encoding proteasome assembly chaperone 1 produces the protein MATFFGEVLSVYSRAVEEDDDELDEIEEDEQIRRELEEKREVHLHWSPEVSESLKSGNKLQCSDFILAVGQNASSFLSVHILSTPNWDTIGRASVWNERSRAVTGQSCEESACVFYRHKDNPTVLICQVSCYVAEDQLFQWTEKVFDCLQLRELNVTVLSDTSVADYKTADYLGGSSAPFLRSLHTSAFGDQPVCQSLEQPNIVTGLAAAVLNHCQVHRIAAVVYQCYSDVIGPDSVTMETYKPVLTKLGRSIQLDPSPSTDALRKFVRTTDLQSNLYI